From Brochothrix thermosphacta DSM 20171 = FSL F6-1036, a single genomic window includes:
- a CDS encoding PadR family transcriptional regulator — protein sequence MIPLLILGLLKQFPGAHGYELLALMEERHYKYIVNFTKGSFYYNLQQLEDKQCIRQKKVSQTEKGREAHHYEITPLGQKNFEDLMHKFGTKTDYINLSFYGAMLFSDDFPPKQFNALVKSQIAETNKKIALLDLSIDHHELLPSFKKMLENSRAHHRVNLEWFDTLLKPKTDNQ from the coding sequence GTGATACCACTACTTATACTTGGTTTGTTAAAACAATTTCCCGGTGCTCACGGCTATGAGCTCCTTGCTTTAATGGAAGAACGACACTATAAATACATTGTTAACTTTACCAAAGGTTCCTTCTATTACAACTTACAACAATTAGAAGACAAGCAATGTATTCGCCAAAAAAAGGTGTCGCAAACTGAAAAGGGTCGCGAAGCACATCACTATGAAATAACACCCCTCGGGCAAAAAAACTTTGAGGACTTAATGCATAAATTTGGGACTAAAACGGATTATATTAATTTAAGTTTTTATGGTGCCATGTTATTTTCTGACGACTTTCCACCCAAACAATTTAATGCCTTAGTTAAAAGCCAAATTGCTGAAACAAACAAAAAAATCGCTTTATTAGATTTATCGATTGACCATCATGAGTTATTACCATCTTTTAAAAAAATGTTGGAGAACTCACGCGCGCACCATCGTGTTAATTTAGAATGGTTTGACACTTTATTGAAGCCTAAAACTGACAATCAATAA
- a CDS encoding SDR family oxidoreductase — protein sequence MTKQTTHSRVALVTGGSGGIGREVVKRLVADNFAVAVHYASNKEKAETLVADIIVAGGQALVVGGDVADEKVMAQVFDEVEVAFGGIDVVINTAGMMLLSTIVDLNLDDLDRMFRTNIRGTFVVAQQAARRVRSGGAIINFSTSVTRTQFPTYGGYVASKAAVESMTMILARELRGKDITVNTVAPGPTATPLFLNGKDEATINNLSKATPLERLGQPEDIAETVAFLAGPARWVNGQVIFTNGGLA from the coding sequence ATGACAAAACAAACAACACATTCAAGAGTAGCTTTAGTAACAGGTGGATCAGGCGGGATTGGTCGTGAAGTTGTGAAACGCTTAGTTGCTGATAATTTCGCAGTGGCTGTGCATTATGCAAGTAATAAAGAAAAAGCAGAAACACTGGTGGCTGATATCATTGTTGCAGGTGGGCAAGCGCTCGTTGTTGGGGGTGATGTAGCGGATGAAAAAGTAATGGCGCAGGTTTTTGATGAAGTCGAAGTGGCGTTTGGTGGCATTGATGTTGTGATTAATACAGCTGGAATGATGCTATTGAGTACGATCGTTGATTTAAATTTAGATGATTTAGACCGTATGTTCCGCACAAATATTCGTGGGACGTTTGTGGTTGCACAACAAGCCGCTCGTCGTGTACGTTCAGGGGGCGCCATTATCAATTTCTCAACAAGCGTTACACGGACACAATTCCCAACGTATGGGGGCTATGTAGCAAGTAAAGCCGCTGTTGAAAGTATGACGATGATACTTGCACGTGAATTGAGAGGGAAGGATATTACGGTTAATACGGTGGCACCCGGACCAACGGCGACACCTCTATTTTTAAACGGTAAAGACGAAGCAACGATAAATAATCTGTCGAAAGCAACACCTTTGGAACGACTAGGACAACCCGAAGATATTGCCGAAACAGTTGCATTCTTAGCAGGACCTGCACGATGGGTGAATGGGCAAGTCATCTTCACAAACGGCGGTTTAGCATAA
- a CDS encoding sensor histidine kinase has product MFTLFIMMMERVGLIILLAFLLVNVSFFKKILLNRQLLSAKIKLIAIFATFAIISNFTGIVITDNQLLPGDFSTVLNADTSIANTRTLAIGVAGIIGGPFVGVGVGIIAGIHRVMQAGGTSLFYIVSSILVGCLAGYIGRNYIRLNKMPSTKKAFLLGTLMESIQMVFILFFSPTLEQGWLLVRFIAVPMILLNAIGTLIFITIISSTQKQEEQLRAVQTHDVLDLAAKTLPYFREGLTQESCGAVAKIIQKYTKVAAISMTDNHQILAHVGVGSDHHIPELDVMTSLSLDVLQTGHLTIARSKSAIGCSNPNCRLHAAIVIPLKSNDQIAGTLKMYFTDVNDLTHVEENMAEGLATIFSSQLELGEIEAQSKLLKDAEIKSLQAQVNPHFFFNAMNTIAALMRRDVTQSRQLLLQLSQYFRSNLQGARQTTITLEQELAHINAYLALEQARFPYRYTVSYDIEEGLESLAVPPFCLQVLVENAIRHAFHSRKTDNLIRVTMTRQGQTVRLCVRDNGFGINPEKYALLGQEPVPSVEGTGTALENLNKRLAGLFGPDSTLHFTTTAEGTRVTFKLPFERNSDTL; this is encoded by the coding sequence ATGTTTACATTATTTATAATGATGATGGAACGCGTTGGCTTAATTATTCTACTCGCTTTTTTATTGGTCAATGTCTCTTTCTTCAAAAAAATTCTTTTAAATCGGCAACTTTTATCTGCCAAAATAAAATTAATCGCTATATTTGCAACATTCGCGATTATTTCTAACTTCACAGGCATTGTCATCACCGATAATCAACTCTTACCTGGTGATTTTTCGACTGTACTCAATGCGGATACGTCTATTGCTAATACACGAACTTTAGCCATTGGCGTCGCAGGTATTATTGGAGGTCCCTTCGTTGGCGTGGGTGTCGGTATTATTGCCGGTATCCATCGTGTGATGCAAGCTGGTGGAACCTCCTTGTTTTATATCGTCTCTTCTATACTTGTTGGATGTCTTGCGGGGTATATCGGTCGTAACTATATCCGTCTCAATAAAATGCCCTCCACCAAAAAGGCTTTTTTATTAGGGACATTGATGGAAAGTATCCAGATGGTTTTTATTCTCTTTTTCAGCCCAACCCTAGAACAAGGGTGGTTGCTAGTGAGATTTATTGCTGTTCCAATGATTCTTCTTAATGCCATCGGCACTTTAATATTCATTACAATCATCAGCTCCACTCAAAAACAAGAAGAACAATTACGAGCGGTTCAAACGCATGATGTGTTAGATCTTGCTGCTAAAACCCTCCCCTATTTCCGTGAAGGGCTGACCCAGGAATCCTGCGGGGCTGTTGCTAAAATAATTCAGAAATATACAAAAGTGGCTGCCATTAGTATGACCGATAATCATCAGATTTTGGCGCATGTTGGGGTTGGTAGCGATCACCATATCCCTGAGCTAGATGTTATGACCTCGCTCTCATTAGATGTACTACAAACAGGCCATTTAACCATTGCTCGTTCTAAATCAGCCATCGGATGTAGCAATCCAAACTGCCGATTACATGCCGCTATTGTCATTCCTTTAAAGAGCAACGATCAAATAGCTGGCACTCTAAAAATGTATTTTACCGATGTCAATGATCTTACGCATGTTGAAGAAAATATGGCAGAAGGACTTGCCACTATTTTTTCTAGTCAACTCGAACTGGGAGAAATTGAAGCTCAATCTAAATTACTAAAAGATGCCGAAATAAAATCGTTACAAGCACAGGTCAATCCTCATTTTTTCTTCAATGCCATGAACACAATTGCGGCGTTAATGCGTCGTGATGTCACACAATCACGCCAATTATTATTACAATTAAGCCAATATTTCCGTTCGAATTTACAGGGCGCTCGCCAAACGACCATTACGTTAGAACAAGAACTCGCTCATATTAACGCGTATCTTGCATTAGAACAAGCGCGTTTCCCTTACCGTTATACTGTTTCCTATGATATTGAAGAAGGACTTGAATCATTAGCGGTGCCGCCTTTTTGCTTACAAGTTCTTGTTGAAAATGCGATTCGTCATGCGTTTCATTCACGTAAAACAGACAACCTCATTCGTGTGACGATGACACGCCAAGGACAAACTGTGCGTTTATGTGTGCGCGACAATGGTTTCGGAATTAATCCTGAAAAATACGCTTTACTCGGGCAAGAACCTGTGCCTTCCGTTGAAGGAACTGGTACTGCTTTAGAAAACCTTAACAAACGTTTAGCAGGACTTTTTGGACCTGACAGTACCCTCCATTTTACAACCACTGCCGAAGGGACACGCGTCACCTTCAAATTGCCATTTGAAAGGAACAGTGATACTTTATGA
- a CDS encoding LytR/AlgR family response regulator transcription factor, with protein MNVLIVDDEPLAREELRFIVAEDDRVTFVDTAESVDEALEKMLDVKPTVIFLDIHLTNESGFDLAKKIQRLQNPPKIIFATAYDNHALEAFQVDAIGYILKPFDDQRIYAALTKVYQQLQTSSDTTTQELENLRIALPLSDRIVMIDPTQILFASVENSQLTIVLPKQNYQLNESLNWLEQRLDTHQFMRTHRSFIVNLNKITEIQPWFNHTYQLTLTNNAKIPVSRSFVPSLKKRVQL; from the coding sequence ATGAATGTTTTAATCGTTGATGATGAACCACTCGCTCGTGAAGAATTACGCTTTATCGTAGCTGAAGATGACCGTGTCACTTTTGTTGATACAGCTGAATCAGTCGATGAAGCGCTCGAAAAAATGTTAGATGTTAAACCCACAGTGATATTTTTAGATATCCATTTAACAAATGAATCCGGCTTTGACCTTGCAAAAAAAATACAACGTCTTCAAAATCCACCAAAAATCATCTTTGCCACAGCCTATGATAATCATGCCTTAGAAGCGTTTCAAGTGGATGCGATTGGTTACATCTTAAAACCATTTGATGACCAACGTATTTACGCTGCATTAACGAAAGTGTATCAACAATTACAGACTTCTTCCGACACAACTACACAGGAACTGGAAAACCTACGTATTGCGCTTCCTTTAAGCGATCGTATTGTAATGATTGATCCTACACAAATATTATTTGCTTCTGTTGAAAACAGTCAACTAACAATTGTGTTGCCAAAACAAAATTATCAATTGAACGAATCACTCAATTGGCTTGAACAGCGTTTAGATACCCATCAATTTATGCGTACACACCGAAGTTTTATCGTTAATTTAAATAAGATCACTGAAATACAACCGTGGTTTAATCATACGTATCAACTGACACTCACCAACAATGCCAAAATCCCTGTTAGTCGCTCGTTTGTGCCCTCTCTAAAAAAACGAGTGCAATTGTAA